Proteins encoded by one window of Halomonas sp. Bachu 37:
- a CDS encoding sodium:solute symporter family protein: MNSESLYQFSTLTVVLLLLAFYGGTYLMTLGIRKKNEDADAFMVSNHRVGFGMGAASMTATWIWAASFYAAATSGYTYGVSGPIHYGLWGALMILFIYPFGRRFRKLAPNAHTLGELIHARHGASSQLILALSNVLGSVISLMVNFTAAGALVSVLSPLSFQAGVIIAGFGVLLYTLWSGFRASVMTDFAQLVALMAIAIVIIPAVFFAMGGPSELVAGLGNLTVEQANFFSMDAILNQGAPFFVAVLAYAIGNQTISQRLFAVNEDHIKPTFLTATVGYGAIVIGLGMIGLMALTLGVEPLNGDMNNLIPQMVSGYLPPIFIALFFILVIGSLSSTADSDLSALSAIMMADVYGKNIARGKADPKRMLLVGRLTMIIATVVGIVFASFSLDILVMLVFVGALWGAIVFPVIASCFWNRVTNAAFTTSVLVAMVLFCAARFELISLAGPGGLVFELLACIGGGVIIGLMVFGFLGRTAGFIAGALALVAMLIFATGFLRDYTVLLASLTAYGASTLVCVVMSLTSREERFDFDTISQRVGDYDETPNLDDDKLEGAPAGLATQ, translated from the coding sequence TTGAACAGCGAATCCTTATACCAATTCTCGACCCTGACCGTTGTTTTACTGTTGCTCGCCTTTTACGGCGGTACCTACCTGATGACACTCGGCATTCGCAAGAAGAACGAGGACGCCGATGCATTCATGGTTTCCAACCACCGCGTGGGTTTTGGGATGGGCGCGGCCAGCATGACCGCCACCTGGATCTGGGCGGCCTCGTTCTACGCTGCAGCCACTTCCGGCTATACCTACGGCGTCTCGGGACCCATCCACTACGGGCTGTGGGGGGCACTCATGATCTTGTTCATTTACCCCTTCGGCAGGCGTTTCAGAAAGCTCGCCCCCAACGCCCACACCCTGGGTGAGTTGATTCATGCCCGTCATGGTGCTTCCAGCCAGCTGATTCTGGCACTTTCCAACGTGCTGGGCAGCGTGATCAGCCTGATGGTCAACTTTACCGCCGCGGGCGCCCTGGTCTCGGTGCTCTCGCCGCTCTCCTTCCAAGCCGGGGTAATCATCGCTGGTTTCGGCGTACTGTTGTATACCTTATGGTCTGGCTTTCGCGCCTCTGTGATGACCGACTTCGCACAGCTAGTGGCGCTCATGGCGATTGCCATCGTGATTATTCCTGCAGTGTTCTTCGCCATGGGCGGCCCTTCGGAACTGGTGGCCGGCCTCGGCAACCTGACCGTCGAGCAGGCCAACTTCTTCTCCATGGACGCCATTCTCAACCAGGGCGCACCGTTCTTCGTCGCCGTGCTGGCTTACGCGATCGGCAACCAGACTATTTCCCAGCGTCTGTTCGCGGTGAACGAGGACCACATCAAGCCCACCTTCCTCACCGCTACCGTAGGCTACGGCGCTATTGTCATCGGCCTGGGCATGATCGGCCTGATGGCGCTGACCCTAGGGGTCGAGCCGCTCAATGGCGACATGAACAATCTGATTCCGCAGATGGTTTCCGGATACCTGCCGCCCATCTTCATCGCACTGTTCTTCATCCTGGTGATCGGCTCGCTCTCCTCTACCGCCGACTCCGATCTCTCCGCTCTGTCGGCCATCATGATGGCTGACGTCTACGGCAAGAATATCGCGCGCGGCAAGGCCGATCCCAAGCGCATGTTATTGGTGGGTCGCCTGACCATGATCATCGCCACTGTGGTCGGCATCGTGTTCGCCAGCTTCTCGCTGGATATCCTGGTGATGCTGGTATTCGTCGGCGCGCTGTGGGGGGCCATTGTCTTTCCGGTGATCGCCAGTTGCTTTTGGAACCGGGTGACCAACGCCGCCTTCACCACTTCGGTGCTGGTCGCCATGGTGTTGTTCTGCGCCGCACGCTTCGAGCTGATCTCTCTTGCAGGCCCGGGTGGGTTGGTCTTCGAATTGCTGGCCTGCATCGGCGGTGGCGTGATCATCGGCCTGATGGTATTTGGCTTTCTCGGCCGCACGGCTGGCTTCATCGCCGGCGCACTCGCGCTTGTCGCCATGCTGATCTTTGCTACAGGCTTTCTGCGCGACTACACGGTTCTGTTGGCCTCGCTGACCGCCTACGGTGCAAGCACCTTGGTATGTGTAGTGATGAGCCTGACCAGCCGCGAGGAGCGCTTCGATTTCGATACCATTAGCCAACGCGTTGGCGACTACGACGAGACACCCAACCTCGACGACGATAAGTTGGAAGGCGCACCAGCCGGTCTCGCCACCCAGTAA
- a CDS encoding putative transporter small subunit, producing MTTLMAFYVLIWPALTLGVLVLICRAVMRDRHQARKENRELV from the coding sequence ATGACCACACTAATGGCCTTTTATGTCCTGATTTGGCCCGCCTTGACGCTAGGCGTGCTGGTTCTTATTTGCCGAGCCGTGATGCGCGACCGTCATCAAGCAAGAAAGGAGAATCGCGAGCTGGTCTGA
- a CDS encoding polyprenyl synthetase family protein yields MNLSVPQIDGVSQDPDEFGELRERLVMRLETLLPMAEGEDDPVGIAMRACLLSPGKRIRPMLLVLAGQGLGSDSSALFDLGCATEMVHGASLILDDLPCMDNAQLRRGQPTIHRQFGEDVAVLAAMALLTEAFRLVASTPSVPPEARAPLVARLAEASGMRGLVKGQYRDLHADSRMRSTQAVATTNALKTGALFEAAMLMAATVSEADAFATAELSRFAQALGQAFQHYDDLIDESGGDGKDTGQDRGKPTLIALLGAETVRWRLSSQLEQAEQHLAAVFPADQPIHRYVQALSIRLMRAN; encoded by the coding sequence ATGAACCTATCCGTACCACAAATCGACGGCGTTTCCCAAGATCCGGATGAGTTCGGTGAGCTTCGCGAACGCCTTGTCATGCGGCTGGAGACGTTGCTGCCTATGGCGGAGGGCGAGGATGATCCGGTGGGGATCGCCATGCGGGCGTGCCTGCTCTCGCCGGGAAAGCGCATCAGGCCCATGCTGCTGGTGCTGGCCGGCCAGGGCCTGGGTAGCGACTCTTCGGCGCTGTTCGATCTGGGGTGCGCCACGGAAATGGTCCACGGCGCTTCGCTGATCCTCGACGACCTGCCCTGCATGGATAACGCCCAACTGCGACGGGGCCAGCCAACGATTCACCGTCAGTTCGGCGAGGACGTGGCGGTGCTCGCCGCCATGGCGCTGCTGACTGAGGCCTTTCGTCTGGTAGCCTCGACGCCGAGCGTACCGCCCGAGGCGCGTGCACCGCTGGTCGCCAGGCTGGCCGAGGCGTCGGGTATGCGGGGGCTGGTGAAGGGGCAGTATCGTGACCTGCACGCCGACTCCCGCATGCGTTCGACGCAGGCCGTGGCGACCACTAACGCGCTCAAGACGGGGGCGCTGTTCGAAGCCGCCATGCTCATGGCGGCCACCGTCAGCGAGGCAGATGCGTTCGCTACTGCTGAATTGAGCCGTTTTGCCCAGGCGCTGGGTCAGGCCTTTCAGCACTATGATGATCTTATCGACGAGAGCGGCGGCGATGGCAAGGATACAGGGCAGGATCGAGGCAAGCCGACGTTGATCGCCTTGCTAGGAGCGGAGACGGTGCGATGGCGGCTAAGCAGTCAACTGGAGCAGGCCGAGCAGCATCTGGCGGCGGTTTTCCCGGCTGATCAGCCTATCCACCGCTACGTTCAGGCGCTTTCTATTCGCCTCATGCGCGCCAACTGA
- the fni gene encoding type 2 isopentenyl-diphosphate Delta-isomerase — translation MDDDDLVHRKNDHLNIVLGMEQADTNVSTGLSRYRFRHCALPEMCLDAVDLGTTWFDKPLRAPLLISSMTGGATRAAAINHHLAEAAETLGIALGVGSQRVALQSGADHGLTRDLRRFAPSVPLLGNIGAAQLLEPQGIDWAMRAVDTIGADALIVHLNPLQEAVQAGGDSDWSGVLQAIERLVVALDVPVVAKEVGAGISAPVAQSLVAAGVASIDVAGAGGTSWARVEGERARSESARRVAMAFADWGIPTAEALVSVRRALPDTPLIASGGIRSGVEVAKAIRLGADLVAQAAAVLQSATQSTDAVIEHFQVIIEQLRIACFCTGSANLAELRRAPLSPLDELPS, via the coding sequence ATGGACGACGATGACCTGGTTCACCGCAAGAACGATCACTTGAACATCGTACTGGGTATGGAACAGGCCGACACCAATGTATCGACCGGGCTGTCGCGCTACCGCTTCCGGCACTGTGCTCTGCCGGAAATGTGTCTGGACGCTGTCGATCTCGGCACGACGTGGTTCGACAAGCCACTTCGCGCCCCGCTGTTGATCAGCTCCATGACCGGCGGCGCCACCCGTGCGGCCGCGATCAATCATCATCTTGCGGAGGCGGCCGAGACGCTGGGGATTGCCTTGGGAGTGGGCTCGCAGCGCGTCGCCCTGCAATCTGGTGCCGACCATGGTCTGACGCGCGACCTGCGGCGCTTCGCCCCCAGCGTGCCGCTGCTCGGCAACATCGGCGCAGCGCAACTGCTGGAGCCCCAGGGGATCGACTGGGCCATGCGCGCCGTGGATACGATTGGCGCCGATGCGCTGATCGTGCATCTCAACCCACTGCAGGAAGCCGTTCAGGCCGGCGGCGACAGTGACTGGAGCGGCGTGCTCCAGGCTATCGAAAGGCTGGTCGTGGCACTCGACGTACCGGTGGTGGCGAAGGAGGTGGGCGCCGGCATATCGGCGCCGGTGGCTCAGTCATTGGTGGCGGCCGGCGTGGCGTCCATCGACGTGGCGGGCGCCGGCGGCACCAGCTGGGCCAGGGTAGAGGGCGAGCGCGCCAGGAGCGAGAGCGCACGGCGGGTGGCGATGGCTTTCGCCGACTGGGGTATTCCCACGGCCGAGGCATTGGTGAGCGTGCGCCGGGCATTGCCGGATACGCCGCTGATCGCTTCCGGCGGTATTCGCAGCGGCGTGGAGGTCGCCAAGGCGATCCGCCTGGGAGCCGACCTGGTGGCACAGGCCGCTGCGGTGCTGCAAAGCGCCACGCAGTCGACCGACGCCGTCATCGAGCACTTTCAGGTCATCATCGAGCAGTTGCGTATCGCCTGCTTCTGCACCGGCAGCGCCAATCTCGCCGAGCTGCGCCGCGCCCCCCTGTCACCGCTTGACGAACTGCCGTCCTGA
- a CDS encoding glycosyltransferase, with the protein MPHHIGVVAPPFPSHFRALQALADVLVGRGHRVTFLHQQEAARWLDSPQVAFHAVGRISHPPGALARTLRLAAQPGGPLGLRRLIADMSDTTDMLCRELPRALDELGIDALLCDQMEAAGGLVAEASGRPFVSVACALPVNREPGLPLPVMPFAYGRSEQYERVYAGSERTYDLLMAKHRRTVARHAARFGLSSRSGLHECLSPYAQISQTIAGLELPRRELPAHFHHVGPLRPTAPSPWEMASRLSPDKPVVFASLGTLQGHRLALFRRIVRACSTLDVQLLVAHCGGLDRRQEERLRREGAARVTSFFPQRAVLSRADAVITHGGLNTVMDALLARTPMLVLPLAFDQPGVATRVQHAGVGLRASPRFEGHRALSAKLAKLLEHTSFAAALSRLGDEVEAAGGTPRAADIVEEALRS; encoded by the coding sequence ATGCCACACCATATCGGTGTCGTCGCACCGCCCTTTCCCAGCCACTTCCGCGCCCTGCAGGCACTCGCGGATGTGCTGGTTGGTCGCGGCCACCGAGTCACATTTCTGCACCAGCAAGAGGCCGCCCGCTGGCTCGACTCTCCTCAGGTTGCCTTCCACGCCGTGGGCCGCATCAGCCATCCGCCTGGCGCCCTGGCACGTACCCTTCGCCTGGCGGCCCAGCCGGGCGGTCCGCTGGGGTTACGGCGCCTGATCGCCGACATGAGCGACACCACCGACATGCTGTGTCGCGAGCTGCCCCGCGCGCTCGACGAGCTTGGCATCGATGCCCTGCTCTGCGACCAGATGGAGGCGGCCGGCGGGCTGGTGGCCGAGGCCAGCGGACGTCCCTTCGTCTCGGTCGCCTGCGCCCTGCCGGTCAATCGCGAGCCCGGCCTGCCGCTGCCGGTGATGCCGTTTGCCTATGGCCGAAGCGAGCAGTACGAGCGGGTCTATGCCGGCAGCGAGCGAACCTATGACCTGCTCATGGCGAAGCATCGCCGAACCGTGGCCCGGCATGCCGCGAGGTTCGGACTCTCCTCGCGAAGCGGGCTGCATGAGTGCCTCTCGCCCTACGCCCAGATCAGCCAGACGATAGCGGGCCTCGAGCTTCCCCGGCGCGAGCTGCCCGCGCATTTCCACCACGTCGGCCCTTTAAGGCCTACGGCGCCCTCCCCCTGGGAGATGGCGTCCAGGCTGTCCCCCGACAAGCCCGTGGTCTTCGCCTCGCTGGGAACACTGCAAGGCCATCGCCTCGCGCTGTTCCGACGCATTGTGCGGGCCTGCTCGACCTTGGACGTACAGCTGCTGGTGGCGCATTGCGGCGGCCTCGACCGCAGGCAGGAAGAGAGGCTCCGGCGAGAGGGAGCGGCTCGGGTGACAAGCTTCTTCCCACAGCGCGCCGTGCTGTCGCGCGCCGACGCGGTGATTACCCATGGCGGGCTCAATACGGTGATGGATGCCCTGCTCGCGCGCACGCCGATGCTGGTGCTGCCCCTCGCCTTCGACCAGCCCGGTGTCGCCACGCGCGTCCAGCATGCCGGCGTGGGGCTGCGCGCCTCGCCACGCTTCGAAGGTCATCGCGCATTGAGCGCCAAGCTGGCGAAATTGCTCGAGCACACCAGTTTCGCCGCCGCCCTGTCACGCCTGGGTGACGAGGTCGAAGCAGCCGGTGGCACGCCTCGGGCGGCCGATATCGTCGAGGAGGCACTGCGGTCATGA
- the crtY gene encoding lycopene beta-cyclase CrtY: MKAQHDLILAGGGLANGLIALRLKQIRPELKVLVLEQEAAPGGNHTWSFHDSDLTPAQWDWIGPLVGCRWAHHEVRFPERRRTLQSGYASIFSQHFASALRDTLGSALQVEVSASQLGPTQVHLEDGRTLHAGAVIDGRGVTTSPHLALGYQAFLGQEVRLAHPHGLDGPILMDATVAQGEGYRFVYVLPFSQDRLLIEDTHYVDSDRVDTSQGDRGRGEKGQLEPQHLRDNIADYAHASGWQVQAILREESGVLPITLAGDFDAFWREADSQPRSGLRAGLFHPTTGYSLPHAMRLAERIARLDDLSAPALFDAIRREALGEWRRQGYFRLLNRMLFLAGRPEQRWRVMQRFYGLPEPLVQRFYAGRLTALDKLRIVTGKPPVPMGEALRAARRGSPHQIRTAK; the protein is encoded by the coding sequence ATGAAAGCCCAGCACGATCTGATCCTGGCAGGTGGCGGCCTGGCCAATGGCCTGATCGCGCTTCGCCTCAAGCAGATCCGTCCCGAACTCAAGGTGCTCGTACTCGAGCAGGAAGCCGCGCCGGGAGGCAACCATACCTGGTCGTTTCACGACAGCGACCTCACGCCCGCGCAGTGGGATTGGATCGGCCCGCTGGTGGGGTGTCGCTGGGCTCACCACGAGGTGCGTTTTCCCGAGCGTCGGCGCACCCTGCAGAGCGGCTATGCCAGCATCTTCTCGCAGCACTTCGCCTCCGCGCTGCGCGATACGCTCGGCAGTGCCCTGCAAGTCGAGGTAAGCGCGTCGCAGCTTGGCCCCACTCAGGTGCATCTTGAGGATGGCCGGACCCTGCATGCCGGTGCGGTGATCGATGGGCGCGGTGTCACGACGAGCCCGCACCTGGCGCTGGGCTACCAGGCCTTTCTCGGCCAGGAAGTCAGGCTAGCGCACCCCCATGGCCTCGACGGCCCCATCCTGATGGACGCCACGGTCGCTCAGGGGGAGGGCTACCGTTTCGTCTACGTGCTGCCCTTCTCCCAGGACAGGCTGCTGATCGAAGACACGCACTATGTCGATAGCGACCGGGTCGACACTAGCCAGGGCGACCGTGGCCGGGGCGAAAAGGGCCAGCTCGAACCGCAGCATCTTCGCGACAACATCGCCGACTATGCCCACGCCAGCGGCTGGCAGGTGCAGGCGATACTGCGCGAGGAAAGTGGCGTGCTGCCCATCACTCTGGCAGGTGACTTCGATGCCTTCTGGCGCGAGGCCGATTCACAGCCGCGCAGCGGCCTGCGCGCCGGGCTGTTTCATCCCACCACCGGTTACTCGCTGCCTCATGCCATGCGCCTGGCCGAACGCATCGCCCGCCTCGACGACCTGAGCGCACCGGCGCTTTTCGACGCCATTCGCCGCGAGGCGCTCGGCGAGTGGCGGCGACAAGGCTATTTTCGCCTGCTCAACCGCATGCTGTTCCTGGCCGGCCGCCCCGAGCAGCGCTGGCGGGTCATGCAACGTTTCTACGGCTTGCCGGAACCCCTTGTGCAACGCTTCTACGCCGGGCGCCTGACCGCCCTGGACAAGCTTCGCATCGTCACCGGCAAGCCTCCAGTACCCATGGGCGAAGCCCTGCGTGCCGCGCGGCGCGGCTCCCCTCATCAGATCAGGACAGCCAAATGA
- a CDS encoding phytoene desaturase — translation MTDSPRAVVIGAGFGGLALAIRLQAGGYRTTLLEKRDKPGGRAYVYQDKGFTFDAGPTVITDPTALEELFTLAGRRMADYVELLPVTPFYRLCWENGPAFDYVNDQAELERQIAQRNPDDVEGYRRFLAYSRAVFEEGYRKLGAVPFLSFRDMTRAGPQLARLQAWKSVYAMVSRFVSDEHLRQTLSFHSLLVGGNPFATSSIYTLIHALEREWGVWFPRGGTGALVQGMVTLFEELGGKLELNASVDRIEVEKERVTAVQLADGRRFETDALASNADVMHTYGHLLRGHPRGVGEARRLAGKRFSMSLFVIYFGLDTPPPPGLAHHTVCFGPRYRELIDEIFHAKTLADDFSLYLHAPCVTDPTLAPPGGSAHYVLAPVPHLGNAPIDWAREGPRYRDRILDYLERHHIPGLREHLVTCRHFTPEDFRDELNAHLGSAFSLEPILTQSAWFRPHNRDARIENLYLVGAGTHPGAGVPGVIGSAKATAGLMLERT, via the coding sequence ATGACAGACTCTCCTCGTGCTGTGGTCATCGGGGCCGGCTTCGGTGGCCTGGCGCTCGCCATCCGCCTGCAGGCCGGCGGTTATCGCACTACTCTGCTGGAGAAACGCGACAAGCCTGGCGGGCGCGCCTACGTCTACCAAGATAAAGGCTTCACCTTCGACGCCGGCCCCACGGTGATCACTGACCCCACCGCCCTCGAGGAGCTGTTCACCCTGGCCGGGCGCCGGATGGCCGACTATGTCGAGCTGCTGCCGGTCACGCCCTTCTATCGCCTGTGCTGGGAGAATGGCCCGGCCTTCGATTACGTCAATGACCAGGCCGAACTCGAGCGACAGATCGCCCAGCGTAACCCTGACGACGTGGAGGGCTATCGACGCTTCTTGGCCTATTCGCGGGCGGTATTCGAGGAGGGGTATCGCAAGCTCGGCGCGGTGCCCTTTCTCAGCTTTCGCGACATGACACGCGCCGGTCCACAGCTCGCCCGGCTGCAGGCCTGGAAGAGTGTCTATGCCATGGTGTCGCGCTTCGTCAGCGACGAGCATCTGCGCCAGACCCTCTCCTTTCATTCTCTGCTGGTGGGCGGCAACCCCTTCGCCACCTCCTCAATCTACACCCTGATCCATGCGCTGGAACGCGAATGGGGGGTATGGTTCCCGCGCGGCGGCACCGGCGCGCTGGTCCAGGGGATGGTCACGCTGTTCGAGGAGCTTGGCGGCAAGCTCGAGCTCAACGCCAGCGTGGATCGCATCGAGGTCGAAAAGGAGCGGGTGACAGCCGTGCAGCTTGCCGACGGTCGTCGCTTCGAGACCGACGCCCTGGCCTCGAATGCCGATGTCATGCATACCTATGGCCACCTGCTGCGTGGCCACCCGCGGGGCGTCGGCGAGGCCAGGCGGCTCGCAGGCAAGCGCTTCAGCATGTCGCTGTTCGTGATCTACTTCGGCCTGGATACGCCACCGCCGCCGGGGCTTGCGCACCATACCGTCTGCTTCGGCCCGCGCTATCGCGAGCTGATCGACGAGATCTTCCACGCCAAGACCCTGGCCGACGACTTCTCGCTCTACCTGCACGCGCCCTGCGTCACCGACCCCACGCTCGCCCCTCCCGGCGGCAGCGCGCATTACGTCCTCGCGCCGGTACCGCACCTGGGCAATGCGCCCATCGACTGGGCGCGCGAAGGCCCCCGCTATCGCGACCGCATCCTCGACTACCTGGAGCGTCACCACATCCCGGGGCTGCGTGAACACCTGGTCACCTGTCGCCACTTCACGCCCGAGGATTTCCGCGACGAGCTGAACGCCCATCTCGGTTCGGCCTTCTCGCTGGAGCCGATCCTCACCCAGAGCGCCTGGTTCCGCCCGCACAACCGCGACGCCAGGATCGAGAACCTCTACCTGGTGGGCGCCGGCACCCACCCCGGCGCCGGGGTGCCGGGCGTGATCGGGTCGGCCAAGGCGACCGCCGGCCTGATGCTGGAGCGGACATGA
- the crtB gene encoding 15-cis-phytoene synthase CrtB — MNDTLVAHATRTIQAGSKSFATAARLFDPDTRRSAVMLYAWCRYCDDVVDGQSLGFAGESGDAHQGTESRRRLEELRDMTRRAYAGEPMREPAFAAFQEVVQRHAIPERYPLEHLAGFAMDVDETRYVSFDDTLRYCYGVAGVVGIMMAHIMGVEEETTLDRACDLGLAFQLTNIARDIVEDAAMGRCYLPAEWLRDAGIPEGEIAAAEHRPALARLAARLVDAAEPYYDSAQGGLPALTLRSAWAIATAHGVYREIGVKVKNRGAHAWDGRVSTGKAEKLRLLAQGARMAVTSRGETPAPRPVTLWQRPR; from the coding sequence ATGAACGACACGCTCGTCGCTCACGCCACCCGGACCATCCAGGCCGGCTCGAAGAGCTTCGCCACCGCTGCCAGGCTGTTCGACCCCGACACCCGCCGCAGCGCAGTGATGCTCTACGCCTGGTGCCGCTACTGCGACGACGTGGTGGACGGCCAGTCGCTGGGATTTGCCGGCGAGTCCGGTGACGCCCACCAGGGCACGGAGAGTCGTCGACGCCTCGAGGAACTCCGCGACATGACCCGCCGCGCCTACGCCGGAGAACCGATGCGCGAGCCGGCCTTCGCCGCCTTCCAGGAAGTGGTCCAGCGTCACGCCATCCCCGAGCGTTATCCGCTGGAGCACCTGGCGGGCTTTGCCATGGACGTTGACGAAACCCGCTACGTCAGTTTCGACGATACCCTGCGCTACTGCTACGGCGTGGCCGGTGTCGTGGGTATCATGATGGCGCACATCATGGGGGTAGAAGAGGAGACGACCCTGGATCGTGCCTGCGACCTGGGCCTGGCCTTCCAGTTGACCAACATCGCCCGCGACATCGTCGAGGATGCCGCCATGGGCCGCTGCTACCTGCCCGCCGAGTGGCTGCGCGATGCCGGCATCCCTGAAGGAGAGATCGCCGCCGCTGAGCACCGCCCTGCCCTGGCGAGACTCGCGGCGCGCCTGGTCGATGCCGCCGAGCCCTATTACGACTCCGCACAAGGCGGGCTGCCGGCCCTGACGCTGCGCTCGGCCTGGGCGATCGCCACAGCCCACGGCGTGTACCGGGAGATAGGGGTCAAGGTGAAGAACCGCGGCGCTCACGCCTGGGACGGACGGGTCTCGACCGGCAAGGCGGAGAAGTTGCGGCTGCTGGCCCAAGGCGCGAGAATGGCCGTCACGTCTCGCGGCGAGACGCCCGCTCCGCGTCCGGTAACGCTGTGGCAGCGTCCTCGTTAG
- a CDS encoding sterol desaturase family protein — translation MNVLVPVLIVLLTVVGMELFAWFAHKYIMHGWGWGWHRSHHEPPGSRERRGWFEKNDLYAVVFASIAIILIALGTAGGYPLQWIGAGMTAYGFLYFVAHDGLVHQRWPFRYVPRRGYLKRLYQAHLMHHAVRGREGCVSFGFLFAPPVSRLKRQLRERHGGPLANEDAATALPDAERASRRET, via the coding sequence ATGAACGTGCTCGTCCCTGTCTTGATCGTGTTGCTCACCGTGGTCGGCATGGAGCTGTTCGCCTGGTTCGCGCACAAGTACATCATGCACGGCTGGGGGTGGGGATGGCACCGGTCGCACCATGAGCCACCCGGTTCCCGCGAGCGACGCGGCTGGTTCGAGAAGAATGATCTCTACGCCGTGGTGTTTGCCAGTATCGCCATCATCCTTATCGCGCTGGGCACGGCGGGAGGTTATCCGCTGCAGTGGATCGGGGCGGGAATGACCGCCTACGGCTTTCTCTACTTCGTTGCCCACGATGGCCTGGTACACCAGCGCTGGCCGTTTCGCTACGTGCCGCGCCGGGGCTACCTCAAGCGGCTCTACCAGGCCCACTTGATGCATCATGCCGTGCGCGGACGCGAGGGCTGCGTGTCGTTCGGCTTTCTGTTCGCGCCTCCGGTGTCCCGGCTCAAGCGTCAGCTGCGCGAGCGCCATGGCGGTCCACTGGCTAACGAGGACGCTGCCACAGCGTTACCGGACGCGGAGCGGGCGTCTCGCCGCGAGACGTGA
- a CDS encoding PRC-barrel domain-containing protein encodes MTDHKLARKLRIATMGAASTLLLAPLANAQSDDTDNAKVTVESSEPQVTVQEAEPEVTVDESDADVTVTDEQEDPEVVVEQPEPEVNVNMPESGVEVIEAESAEDDEASQATVDAQDTDTQEEQQSEAHVEQQDEAQAERQAEAQAEQEQPEVTTTQESQPEPPELSPLDEMRVAQLEGQTVYSTENEELGSIENVVMANDGSNAGVVISMGGLWGFFESEVLIPFSELELTGDQLVWQTNKTADEMEDTGYEEENYSEVSSSEYEQVSDLRNPQ; translated from the coding sequence ATGACGGATCATAAGCTGGCAAGAAAACTACGAATTGCGACAATGGGGGCTGCTAGTACTTTATTGCTAGCGCCATTAGCGAATGCGCAATCGGATGATACAGATAACGCCAAGGTCACGGTCGAATCATCCGAGCCTCAAGTCACGGTGCAAGAAGCCGAGCCTGAAGTGACAGTCGACGAGTCGGATGCTGACGTAACAGTCACTGATGAACAGGAAGATCCTGAAGTTGTCGTCGAACAGCCCGAGCCTGAAGTCAATGTAAACATGCCGGAGTCGGGAGTAGAGGTCATAGAGGCTGAATCCGCGGAAGATGACGAAGCTTCCCAAGCTACCGTGGATGCGCAGGATACAGATACTCAGGAAGAGCAGCAGTCCGAAGCTCATGTAGAGCAACAAGACGAAGCCCAAGCAGAGCGGCAAGCCGAAGCCCAAGCAGAGCAGGAGCAGCCTGAGGTAACGACTACCCAGGAATCACAGCCTGAACCGCCGGAACTAAGCCCCTTGGACGAGATGCGTGTTGCACAGCTTGAAGGGCAGACTGTCTACAGCACAGAAAATGAGGAGCTTGGCTCCATTGAAAACGTGGTAATGGCCAATGACGGTAGCAATGCTGGCGTTGTCATCAGTATGGGGGGCTTGTGGGGTTTTTTTGAAAGCGAGGTCCTGATTCCCTTCAGCGAGCTGGAGCTCACCGGAGATCAACTCGTATGGCAAACCAATAAAACCGCGGATGAGATGGAGGATACGGGTTACGAGGAAGAGAACTACAGCGAAGTTTCCTCCTCCGAGTACGAGCAGGTTAGCGATTTAAGAAACCCTCAGTAA